One window of Acipenser ruthenus chromosome 17, fAciRut3.2 maternal haplotype, whole genome shotgun sequence genomic DNA carries:
- the trip12 gene encoding E3 ubiquitin-protein ligase TRIP12 isoform X1 has product MSNRPNNNPGGSLRRSQRNTAGAQPQDDAVGGRLHSEQAKHKANSPPENRRSLSKTSKVQSNTASRQSRGHSSKRNSISSAAPLLQQEDPDTASTSERHKTGQPKRDSSRGVKRNSSPEFNSTYSPSPAKKPKALQSTESSEAKKVPAKSKKRQLAQDQQPKPDQSASTSKASNRKSGATGGSPTQKRNKIDNSSNLKSGTGSHSTCAEERSAKPTKLASKSATSAKAGCSTVTDSSSSASTSSSSSTAVPQGARVKQGKDQNKARRSRSASSPSPRRSSREKEQNKTAGSSKFEWPRFSPKVTLPKPKLSLPGSSKSETSKPGPSGLQAKLASLRKSTKKRSESPPAELPSLRRSTRQKTTGSCASTSRRGSGLGKRGAAEARRQEKMADSDNNQDGANSSAARTDEAPQGASASSSVAGAVGMTTSGESESDDSEMGRLQALLEARGLPPHLFGPLGPRMSQLFHRTIGSGASSKAQQLLQGLQATGDESQQLQAVIEMCQLLVMGNEETLGGFPVKSVVPALISLLQMEHNFDIMNHASRALTYMMEALPRSSAVVVDAIPVFLEKLQVIQFIDVAEQALTALEMLSRRHSKAILQAGGLADCLLYLEFFSINAQRNALAIAANCCQSITPDEFHFVSDSLPLLTQRLTHQDKKSVESTCLCFARLVDNFQHEENLLQQVASKDLLTNIQQLLVVTPPILSSGMFIMVVRMFSLMCSNCPSLAVQLMQQNIAETLRFLLCGASNGSCQEQIDLVPRSPQELYELTSLICELMPCLPREGIFAVDTMLKKGNTQNTDGAIWQWRDDRGLWHPYNRIDSRIIETAHQNGEDEISLSTLGRVYTIDFNSMQQINEDTGTARAIQRKPNPLANPNTSGHLEVKKDDARAQLMKEDPELAKCFIKTLFGVLYEVYSSSAGPAVRHKCLRAILRIIYFADAELLKDVLKNHAVSSHIASMLSSQDLKIVVGALQMAEILMQKLPDVFGVYFRREGVMHQVKNLAESETLLTSPPKACTSGIGSICTTTISTATTTAAANATPDLGSPSFQHSMDDSLDLSPQGRLSDVLKRKRLPKRGPRRPKYSPPRDDDKVDHQAKSPTTTQSPKSSFLASLNPKTWGKLSTQTNSTNSELPRTAGVSGLARVPPKDSVSNNRDKIRAWIKEQASKFVERYFSSENVDTSNPALNVLQRLCTATEQLSLQVDGGIECLVEICSIVSESDVSSFEIQHSGFVKQLLLYLTSRSDKDTVNRDVRLKRFLHVFFGCPPPGLEPLGRLEPLENGPLMALVHKMNNCLSQMEQFPVKVHDFPSGNGTGSRGSQALKFFNTHQLKCQLQRHPDCTTVKQWKGGPVKIDPLALVQAIERYLVVRGYGRIREEDEDSDDDGSDDEIDESLAAQFLNSGNMRHRLQFYIGDHLLPYNMTVYQAVRQFSIQAEEERESTDDESNPLGRAGIWTKTHTIWYKPVREDEDSNKDVVGGKRGRAQTAPTKTSPRNSKKHDELWHDGVCPTVANPLEIYLLSVPPENITFEDPSLDVILLLRVLQSISRYWFYLYDNATCKEIIPTSEFINSKLTAKANRQLQDPLVIMTGNIPPWLTELGKTCPFFFPFDTRQMLFYVTAFDRDRAMQRLLDTNPEINQSDSQDSRVAPRLDRKKRTINREELLKQAESVMQDLGSSRAMLEIQYENEVGTGLGPTLEFYALVSQELQRSDLGLWRGEEVALSNPKGSQEGTKYIFSSRGLFAVPFGRTTKPAHIAKIKMKFRFLGKLMAKAIMDFRLLDLPLGLPFYKWMLRHESSVSSHDLINIDPGVAKSIHHLEDIIRQKKKLEQDRTQSRESLQQSLEGLNMNGCSVEDLGLDFTLPGFPNIELKKGGKDVPVNIHNLEEYLRLVVFWTLNEGVSRQFESFREGFESVFPLQHLQYFYPEELDQLLCGSKSETWDVKTLMECCRPDHGYTHDSRAVKFLFEILSSFDAEHQRLFLQFVTGSPRLPVGGFRSLNPPLTIVRKTFESTENPDDFLPSVMTCVNYLKLPDYSSIDIMRQKLLIAAREGQQSFHLS; this is encoded by the exons ATGTCCAACCGGCCTAATAACAATCCAGGGGGGTCACTGCGACGTTCACAGAGGAACACTGCCGGGGCCCAGCCACAAGACGACGCAGTTGGAGGAAG GTTACACTCAGAGCAGgcaaaacataaagcaaattcCCCACCTGAGAATAGAAGATCACTTTCTAAGACCTCAAAAGTACAGTCCAACACTGCCTCTAGACAATCCAGAGGACACAGCTCTAAAAG aaacaGTATTTCATCAGCAGCACCATTACTGCAGCAAGAGGACCCAGATACAGCAAGTACTTCAGAGAGACACAAAACAGGACAGCCTAAGCGGGACAGCTCCCGAGGAGTTAAACGCAATTCGAGTCCTGAATTCAACAGCACATACTCTCCCAGCCCAGCCAAGAAGCCCAAAGCACTTCAGTCCACTGAAAGCTCTGAGGCAAAGAAAGTCCCAGCTAAATCTAAGAAAAGACAGTTGGCACAAGACCAGCAGCCAAAACCAGATCAGTCGGCATCGACAAGTAAAGCCTCTAACAGAAAGAGTGGAGCTACGGGGGGCTCCCCAACtcagaaaagaaataaaattgatAATTCCTCTAATTTAAAAAGTGGTACTGGGTCTCATTCAACCTGTGCTGAAGAGAGGTCTGCAAAACCCACCAAACTGGCTTCTAAATCAGCAACCTCAGCCAAAGCTGGGTGTAGCACTGTCACGGATTCATCCTCTTCAGCCTCTACATCCTCTTCCTCTTCCACAGCCGTACCTCAGGGCGCCCGGGTCAAACAAGGGAAAGACCAGAACAAGGCAAGGCGTTCCCGCTCGGCCTCCAGCCCCAGCCCCCGTCGGAGCAGCCGCGAAAAGGAGCAGAACAAAACTGCTGGCTCTTCAAAGTTTGAGTGGCCCCGCTTTAGCCCTAAAGTCACCCTGCCAAAACCAAAACTGTCTCTACCAGGGTCTTCCAAGTCGGAGACTTCAAAACCTGGGCCTTCTGGACTTCAAGCCAAACTAGCAA GCTTGAGAAAGTCCACAAAGAAACGCAGCGAGTCCCCACCAGCAGAGCTCCCCAGTTTACGGCGGAGCACACGCCAAAAGACCACGGGCTCCTGTGCTAGTACCAG TCGGCGAGGCTCTGGCCTGGGCAAGCGGGGTGCAGCTGAAGCTCGCCGACAGGAGAAAATGGCAGATTCTGACAACAACCAGGATGGAGCCAACTCTTCAGCTGCACGCACAGACGAGGCGCCCCAAGGAGCATCAG CTTCTAGTTCAGTGGCTGGGGCTGTAGGAATGACCACCTCAGGAGAGAGTGAGTCTGATGACTCAGAAATGGGTAGACTACAAG CTCTCTTAGAGGCTCGGGGCCTTCCTCCTCACCTTTTTGGTCCTCTTGGTCCTCGAATGTCACAGCTTTTCCACAGGACGATTGGAAGCGGGGCGA GCTCCAAGGCCCAGCAGCTCCTTCAGGGTCTCCAGGCCACTGGTGATGAGTCTCAACAACTCCAGGCTGTAATTGAGATGTGTCAGTTACTGGTCATGGGAAATGAGGAAACTCTGGGGGGGTTTCCAGTGAAGAGTGTTGTACCAGCATTG ATAAGCCTATTACAAATGGAGCATAATTTTGACATT ATGAACCATGCATCAAGAGCTTTGACATACATGATGGAAGCACTTCCCAGGTCATCGGCTGTGGTGGTTGATGCTATTCCTGTCTTTCTGGAAAag TTGCAAGTTATCCAGTTTATTGATGTGGCAGAACAGGCCCTGACAGCTCTGGAAATGCTATCACGCAGACACAGCAAGGCAATTCTACAGGCT GGAGGTTTGGCAGACTGTTTGCTGTATCTGGAGTTTTTCAGCATCAACGCTCAGAGAAATGCCCTGGCAATTGCTGCCAACTGCTGCCAGAGCATCACCCCGGATGAGTTTCACTTTGTTTCAGATTCCCTGCCCTTACTCACTCAGAGGCTAACCCACCAG GATAAAAAATCGGTTGAAAGCACTTGCCTCTGTTTTGCCCGGCTTGTGGACAATTTTCAGCATGAGGAG AACTTGCTGCAGCAGGTTGCATCTAAGGATTTGTTAACAAATATCCAGCAGCTCTTAGTTGTGACTCCTCCCATCTTGAGCTCAGGCATGTTTATTATGGTGGTGCGCATGTTCTCTCTAATGTGTTCCAACTGCCCCAGTCTGGCCGTGCAACTCATGCAACAGA ATATAGCAGAAACTCTCCGTTTCCTTCTGTGTGGAGCTTCAAATGGCAGTTGTCAAGAACAGATTGATCTTGTACCACGTAGCCCACAGGAACTCTATGAGCTTACTTCTCTTATATG TGAGCTTATGCCATGCCTGCCCAGAGAGGGAATCTTTGCAGTCGATACAATGCTCAAAAAGGGAAACACTCAGAACACGGATGGTGCAATCTGGCAGTGGCGAGATGACAGAGGCCTGTGGCATCCATATAACAGAATTGACAGTCGGATAATTGAG ACAGCTCATCAGAATGGTGAAGATGAGATTAGCTTATCCACCCTTGGACGTGTTTATACTATTGATTTTAATTCTATGCAGCAGATCAATGAGGATACAGGGACGGCTCGAGCAATTCAGAGAAAACCCAACCCTTTAGCCAACCCCAACACCA gtgGTCATTTGGAAGTAAAGAAGGATGATGCCAGGGCACAGCTGATGAAGGAAGACCCCGAACTggcaaaatgctttataaaaactTTGTTTGGTGTGCTGTATGAAGTGTACAGTTCTTCAGCTGGACCTGCAGTCAGACACAAGTGCCTTAGAGCAATTCTTaggattatttattttgctgatgCTGAACTTCTAAAAGATGTGCTAAAAAATCATGCTGTATCTAG TCACATTGCTTCCATGCTGTCCAGTCAGGATCTGAAGATTGTAGTCGGAGCATTACAAATGGCAGAGATTTTAATGCAGAAGTTACCCGACGTATTTGGAGTTTATTTCAGAAGAGAAG GTGTGATGCACCAGGTGAAAAATTTGGCTGAATCGGAGACTCTCCTTACTAGCCCTCCCAAGGCTTGCACTAGTGGGATTGGAAGTATATGTACAACTACAATTAGTACAGCAACAACCACTGCTGCAGCCAATGCAACCCCAGACCTAGGCTCTCCCAGCTTCCAGCACAGCATGGATGATTCTCTGGATCTGAGTCCCCAGGG tcgATTAAGTGATGTCCTAAAGAGAAAACGGCTGCCAAAGCGTGGTCCAAGAAGGCCAAAGTATTCTCCTCCAAGAGACGATGACAAAGTTGACCATCAAG CTAAGAGTCCTACTACCACACAGTCTCCCAAATCTTCCTTCTTGGCAAGTTTGAACCCTAAAACCTGGGGAAAATTAAGCACTCAAACAAACAGCACCAACTCTGAACTGCCACGCACAGCTGGAGTCAGCGGTCTGGCACGGGTTCCTCCAAAAGACTCTGTATCCAATAACAG GGATAAGATTAGGGCTTGGATAAAAGAGCAGGCCAGTAAGTTTGTGGAACGCTACTTCAGCTCTGAGAACGTGGATACAAGCAATCCTGCACTGAATGTACTACAGAGACTTTGCACTGCTACCGAACAACTCAGTCTACAG GTGGATGGTGGAATTGAGTGCCTTGTAGAAATCTGCAGTATAGTCTCTGAGTCAGATGTGTCCTCGTTTGAAATCCAGCACAGTGGATTTGTAAAACAACTGCTGCTTTATTTGACATCCAGAAGTGACAAAGACACTGTGAACCGTGATGTCAGATTAAAGAGATTTCTGCATGTGTTCTTTGGTTGTCCG CCCCCAGGACTAGAACCTCTTGGACGATTAGAGCCTTTAGAAAATGGACCGCTAATGGCTCTTGTGCACAAAATGAACAACTGTCTTAGCCAGATGGAACAGTTCCCTGTTAAAGTGCACGACTTCCCCAGTGGGAATGGAACAGGAAGCAG AGGATCCCAGGCCTTGAAATTCTTCAACACCCATCAGCTAAAATGCCAGCTTCAGAGACATCCAGACTGTACTACCGTAAAACAGTGGAAGGGTGGCCCAGTGAAAATAGATCCTTTGGCTTTGGTACAGGCTATTGAAAGATACCTTGTTGTCAGAG GGTATGGAAGAATTCGTGAGGAAGATGAAGACAGTGACGACGATGGGTCAGATGACGAAATTGACGAATCTCTG gCTGCACAGTTTTTGAATTCGGGAAACATGAGGCACAGGCTGCAGTTTTACATTGGAGACCACTTACTACCATACAACATGACGGTGTACCAGGCAGTTAGACAGTTTAGTATACAGGCTGAAGAGGAGCGCGAGTCCACAGACGATGAAAGCAACCCCTTAGGAAGGGCTGGAATCTGGACAAAGACCCATACAATATG GTACAAGCCAGTGAGAGAAGATGAAGATAGCAATAAGGATGTGGTTGGTGGAAAGAGAGGACGTGCACAAACCGCACCAACTAAAACTTCCCCTCGAAATTCAAAAAAGCATGATGAACTGTGGCATG atggGGTGTGTCCTACAGTGGCAAACCCATTAGAAATTTACCTCCTTTCAGTCCCACCTGAAAACATAACATTTGAAGATCCTTCTCTTGATGTGATCCTACTTCTAAGAGTTCTTCAATCAATAAGCAGATACTGGTTTTATCTATAcgat AATGCCACCTGCAAAGAGATTATTCCTACCAGTGAGTTTATCAACAGCAAACTTACTGCAAAAGCTAACCGGCAACTTCAAGATCCCTTGGTTATCATGACTGGTAACATCCCACCGTGGCTAACAGAGCTTGGGAAAACCTG CCCATTTTTCTTCCCCTTCGATACCCGACAAATGCTGTTCTATGTAACAGCCTTTGATCGAGATCGGGCCATGCAGCGGTTACTGGACACAAATCCAGAAATTAATCAGTCTGATTCCCAAGACAGCAGAGTTGCACCGCGATTAGACAGGAAAAAG CGTACTATAAACCGTGAAGAGTTATTGAAACAAGCTGAATCAGTAATGCAAGATCTTGGCAGCTCAAGAGCAATGTTGGAAATACAGTACGAAAATGAA GTTGGAACTGGCCTGGGACCCACATTGGAGTTTTATGCACTTGTATCTCAGGAACTGCAGAGATCTGACCTTGGCTTATGGAGAGGAGAGGAAGTTGCCTTGTCAAACCCAAAAG GAAGTCAGGAAGGGACCAAGTACATCTTCAGTTCACGGGGTCTGTTTGCTGTTCCTTTTGGAAGGACGACTAAACCGGCTCATATAGCCAAGATTAAGATGAAGTTCCGTTTTCTGGGAAAATTAATGGCCAAGGCCATCATGGATTTCAGATTG TTGGACCTTCCTCTTGGGCTGCCATTTTACAAGTGGATGCTGCGTCATGAGTCCTCGGTCAGCTCCCATGACCTCATTAACATTGATCCTGGTGTAGCCAAATCAATTCATCACCTTGAGGACATCATCAGACAGAAAAAGAAACTGGAACAGGATAGGACGCAG TCAAGGGAATCTCTGCAGCAGTCTTTAGAAGGTCTGAACATGAACGGTTGCTCTGTGGAAGACTTGGGTCTTGACTTCACTTTGCCAGGATTTCCTAACATTGAGTTGAAGAAAGGAGGCAAGGATGTCCCAGTAAACATCCACAATCTAGAAGAGTACCTAAGG TTGGTTGTGTTCTGGACCTTGAATGAAGGTGTTTCCAGGCAATTTGAGTCATTCAGGGAAGGATTCGAGTCAGTCTTCCCTCTGCAGCACCTGCAGTATTTCTATCCTGAAGAG CTGGATCAATTGCTTTGTGGTAGCAAGTCAGAGACCTGGGATGTTAAAACATTAATGGAGTGCTGTAGACCAGACCATGGGTATACCCATGACAG